A genomic stretch from Vibrio coralliilyticus includes:
- a CDS encoding putative ATP-dependent zinc protease has product MKKLSLFLTLTSVLLTTPHAWSESLSATTQQPAYQVDNDLILGRIENVYYNDIPELKDVPFMGKIDTGADTTSIHAENIHLSSTHPDFKHLTDNDLLWAVVNDRRKKKLKRTTETYLSYQVTIAFTIRHPYTGENINIKDDLERISIIRSRTSKKPILRPAVKMPLTIGGRTVEAMINLTKRSQFSAPILIGKTFLEDNAWVMAGYDYLQEQPHAQVIGKKETVQVDGLPYKVSVATTSRYSNAHALDVNIDKKNNLVSFKLEGENGERKSMTLPLIRTLKTSEAERPLVYLPVKLNQDQTQHWLVYLRDRGHLDSQISLGRDVASEHFVINTEKENLLQGADTSFKSALKSDPLVISPKETITIDQDYQLPAHPSFVVKTPLLRVTKFKLSNKNGKEQVSFTLENSQGEMKTVTKPVLRKLKVGKSVRPVVEGVFELGDKKRELEFAIDKLGKGDAQPFFVMGHSMAKNGVLLNTRTENLLTPHPLFKAGYIEVAQVEELSFPVKLDTGADVSSINAQNIKQFQKNGKDMVTFTYENDVGMKQEFTREVVDVMRIKAKKGEKDNVRPVVEMRVRLGEIDQTIRVNLQDRGRFHYSMILGENFLKYGAIVSSDQAYIVTDEPDYEK; this is encoded by the coding sequence ATGAAAAAGCTCTCTTTATTTTTGACGTTAACCAGCGTTCTGTTAACCACTCCACACGCTTGGTCAGAGTCCCTTTCAGCCACCACACAGCAACCAGCTTATCAGGTGGATAACGATCTGATTCTAGGCCGCATAGAAAACGTCTACTACAACGATATTCCAGAGCTAAAAGATGTTCCTTTTATGGGTAAGATCGATACTGGTGCCGATACCACCTCGATTCACGCCGAAAACATTCATCTATCCAGCACACACCCTGACTTTAAACACCTGACCGACAACGATCTGCTGTGGGCGGTAGTTAACGACCGACGTAAGAAGAAACTCAAACGTACAACGGAAACCTATTTGTCTTATCAGGTCACCATTGCCTTCACCATCCGTCACCCATACACAGGTGAAAATATTAATATTAAAGATGATCTAGAACGCATCAGCATTATTCGCAGTCGAACCAGCAAAAAGCCAATTCTCCGTCCGGCGGTCAAGATGCCTTTGACCATCGGCGGACGAACAGTCGAGGCCATGATCAATCTCACCAAACGCAGTCAATTTTCCGCACCGATTCTGATTGGTAAAACCTTCCTAGAAGACAATGCCTGGGTCATGGCTGGGTATGACTATCTGCAAGAACAACCTCACGCTCAGGTAATCGGCAAGAAAGAAACGGTGCAAGTCGATGGCCTACCTTATAAGGTCAGCGTAGCAACCACCAGCCGCTACTCCAATGCTCATGCTCTGGATGTCAACATCGATAAGAAGAACAACTTAGTTTCATTCAAACTGGAGGGAGAGAACGGTGAGAGAAAGTCTATGACATTGCCTCTGATTCGCACTTTGAAAACAAGCGAAGCTGAACGCCCTCTGGTGTACTTACCCGTCAAACTTAATCAAGACCAAACTCAACACTGGCTGGTTTATCTGCGTGATCGCGGCCATTTAGACAGCCAGATTAGCCTCGGGCGCGATGTGGCCAGCGAACACTTTGTGATCAACACCGAGAAAGAAAACCTGCTCCAAGGCGCCGACACCAGCTTTAAAAGCGCTCTTAAATCAGACCCTCTGGTGATCTCACCAAAGGAAACCATCACCATAGATCAAGATTACCAGCTCCCTGCTCATCCGAGCTTTGTCGTCAAAACACCGCTTCTGAGAGTTACAAAGTTCAAGCTAAGTAATAAAAATGGCAAAGAGCAGGTCAGTTTCACTCTTGAAAACAGCCAAGGTGAAATGAAAACGGTGACTAAGCCTGTCCTGCGTAAACTCAAAGTTGGTAAATCCGTTCGTCCGGTTGTCGAGGGCGTATTCGAGTTAGGAGACAAAAAACGCGAGCTGGAGTTCGCTATCGACAAACTAGGGAAAGGCGATGCTCAACCCTTCTTCGTCATGGGGCATAGCATGGCTAAAAATGGTGTGCTGTTAAATACCAGAACTGAAAACCTGCTCACACCGCACCCGTTGTTCAAAGCAGGGTACATCGAAGTTGCCCAAGTGGAAGAGTTGTCGTTTCCCGTCAAACTCGATACTGGCGCTGATGTCAGCTCGATAAACGCACAAAACATCAAACAGTTTCAGAAAAACGGCAAAGACATGGTCACTTTCACTTACGAAAATGATGTCGGCATGAAACAGGAGTTCACACGGGAAGTGGTCGATGTGATGAGAATTAAAGCCAAGAAAGGCGAAAAAGACAACGTTCGCCCAGTGGTCGAGATGCGAGTCAGACTAGGAGAGATAGACCAAACGATTCGCGTCAATTTGCAAGATAGAGGCCGTTTCCATTACAGCATGATTTTAGGAGAGAACTTTCTCAAATACGGAGCGATCGTCAGCAGTGACCAAGCCTATATCGTGACGGATGAACCTGACTACGAAAAATAG
- a CDS encoding Tex family protein → MSQAICQMIAQELNVRTEQVTAAVNLIDDGNTVPFIARYRKEVTGGLDDTQLRNLDSRLAYLRELDDRRQTILKSIQEQGKLTAELETEINQADSKTRLEDLYLPYKPKRRTKGQIAIEAGLEPLADKLWNEPQTDPEQEATHYIDAEKGVADVKAALDGARAIVMERIAEDANLLEKIRLHLNRNAEIMSRVVEGKEREGEKFKDYFEHNEALSKVPSHRALAMLRGRNEGFLTLAMNADPDQEEGARQSYCETLIADHYGISLSQAPADGWRKQVISWAWRIKVSMHMETELMGAMKERAEIEAIEVFATNLKDLLMAAPAGPRATLGLDPGLRTGSKIAVVDSTGKVLATETIYPHPPQNQYDKSAQVVAKLVQQFNVDLIAIGNGTASRETDSFVADLIKRNNLKVQKIMVSEAGASVYSASELAAKEFPHLDVSLRGAVSIARRLQDPLAELVKIDPKSIGVGQYQHDVSQSMLAKRLDAVVEDCVNAVGVDVNTASPALLTRVAGLSSTLAQNIVDYRDEHGRFEARTTLKKVARLGPKAFEQCAGFLRIMDGKNPLDASSVHPEAYPVVKAIAEKNSKDVRALIGDTQFLRGLHAVDYTDDNFGVPTVSDIIKELDKPGRDPRPEFKTATFADGVNQVSDLEPGMVLEGVVSNVANFGAFVDIGVHQDGLVHISALTDRFVSDPREVVKAGDIVKVKVMEVDIQRKRIGLSMRLTDEPGQDNRSQRSSDTRAQQRQSHGSKGAQRRRDEPASGAMGGAFAAAFAKAKK, encoded by the coding sequence ATGAGCCAAGCTATCTGTCAAATGATTGCTCAAGAACTGAATGTTCGTACTGAGCAAGTTACCGCTGCTGTTAATCTGATCGATGATGGTAATACGGTGCCATTCATTGCCCGTTACCGTAAAGAAGTGACAGGTGGTCTGGACGATACCCAATTACGTAATCTCGACAGCCGTTTAGCGTATCTGCGTGAACTGGATGATCGTCGTCAGACGATTCTGAAATCCATTCAGGAACAAGGCAAACTGACGGCTGAGCTTGAAACGGAAATCAATCAAGCGGATAGCAAAACTCGCCTTGAAGACTTGTATCTGCCATACAAACCTAAGCGTCGCACCAAAGGCCAGATTGCGATTGAAGCTGGCTTGGAGCCGCTGGCGGACAAACTGTGGAACGAACCGCAAACGGATCCCGAACAGGAAGCAACGCATTACATTGATGCTGAAAAAGGGGTTGCTGATGTAAAAGCGGCTCTTGATGGTGCGCGTGCCATTGTTATGGAGCGGATTGCTGAAGACGCTAACTTGCTAGAGAAAATTCGTCTTCATCTGAACCGTAATGCAGAGATTATGTCTCGTGTTGTGGAAGGTAAGGAGCGAGAGGGTGAAAAGTTCAAAGACTATTTTGAGCATAATGAAGCACTGAGCAAGGTGCCTTCACACCGCGCACTTGCAATGTTGCGTGGGCGAAATGAAGGCTTTCTGACATTGGCGATGAATGCTGACCCTGATCAAGAAGAGGGGGCGCGTCAATCGTATTGCGAAACCCTGATCGCGGACCATTACGGTATCTCGCTGAGTCAGGCGCCTGCTGATGGTTGGCGTAAGCAAGTGATCAGTTGGGCGTGGCGCATCAAAGTTTCGATGCACATGGAAACCGAGTTGATGGGCGCGATGAAAGAGCGGGCTGAAATTGAAGCGATTGAGGTGTTTGCCACGAATTTGAAAGATTTGTTGATGGCAGCACCGGCTGGCCCTCGTGCCACATTGGGGCTCGATCCTGGTCTGAGAACAGGCTCAAAGATCGCGGTTGTAGACTCAACAGGTAAGGTACTGGCAACCGAGACAATTTATCCTCACCCACCACAGAACCAGTACGATAAGTCGGCACAAGTGGTGGCGAAACTGGTGCAACAGTTCAATGTTGACCTCATTGCTATTGGTAATGGTACCGCCTCACGTGAAACCGACAGCTTCGTCGCCGATCTGATAAAGCGTAACAACCTAAAAGTGCAGAAGATCATGGTGAGTGAAGCGGGGGCATCGGTTTATTCCGCTTCTGAATTGGCCGCGAAAGAGTTTCCACATCTTGACGTGTCATTGCGCGGCGCAGTGTCGATTGCTCGTCGTCTGCAGGACCCACTCGCGGAGCTAGTTAAAATTGACCCTAAATCGATTGGTGTTGGCCAATATCAACATGATGTCAGCCAGTCAATGTTGGCTAAGCGTTTGGATGCCGTGGTTGAGGATTGTGTAAACGCCGTGGGTGTGGATGTGAACACGGCATCCCCTGCTTTGCTGACTCGTGTTGCTGGCTTATCGAGTACCCTTGCTCAAAATATCGTTGATTACCGCGATGAACATGGCCGCTTTGAAGCGCGAACCACATTGAAGAAGGTGGCGCGCCTTGGGCCTAAGGCATTCGAACAGTGTGCCGGATTCCTACGTATCATGGATGGTAAAAACCCGCTAGATGCGTCATCCGTTCACCCAGAAGCTTACCCAGTGGTAAAAGCGATAGCGGAGAAAAACAGCAAAGACGTTCGTGCTTTGATTGGTGATACTCAGTTCTTACGAGGGCTTCATGCGGTCGATTATACTGATGATAACTTCGGTGTTCCGACGGTCAGTGACATTATTAAAGAGCTAGATAAACCGGGGCGGGATCCTCGTCCAGAATTCAAAACCGCGACATTTGCCGATGGGGTGAATCAAGTGTCAGATCTTGAGCCAGGGATGGTATTGGAAGGAGTGGTTTCTAACGTGGCCAACTTTGGCGCTTTCGTTGACATTGGTGTGCATCAGGATGGCTTAGTGCATATTTCAGCATTGACGGATCGCTTTGTATCGGATCCGCGCGAAGTAGTGAAAGCCGGTGATATCGTGAAAGTGAAAGTGATGGAAGTGGATATCCAGCGTAAACGTATCGGTTTGTCGATGCGTCTTACCGATGAGCCAGGTCAGGATAATCGTTCGCAACGCTCTTCAGATACTCGCGCTCAGCAGCGTCAAAGCCATGGTAGCAAAGGTGCTCAACGACGTCGTGATGAACCTGCTAGTGGGGCGATGGGCGGGGCGTTTGCTGCTGCCTTTGCCAAAGCGAAAAAATAA
- a CDS encoding ATP-dependent Lon protease encodes MLVSPTNVSVPLIAPSVNVQTEQAARDNKVREPVTPTVALTKSNAERKVKADDKRRRQSSWDPAEHPSYETGEQEEVKATYQEDPKDTLERIFQLIALDSYSEDQGKGYAMRFRLPRHIIDAAITEGKMAKRRTVIKFHYGDAVAPNTPSDVIAVL; translated from the coding sequence ATGCTCGTATCACCTACCAATGTAAGTGTACCGCTGATCGCCCCATCGGTTAATGTGCAAACGGAGCAGGCAGCTCGAGACAATAAAGTTCGCGAACCCGTCACTCCAACAGTGGCATTAACCAAAAGTAACGCTGAACGTAAAGTTAAAGCCGATGATAAAAGGCGAAGGCAATCCTCTTGGGATCCGGCAGAGCATCCAAGCTATGAAACCGGTGAACAAGAAGAAGTCAAAGCTACTTATCAGGAAGATCCTAAAGATACACTCGAACGGATTTTCCAGCTGATTGCTCTGGATAGCTACAGCGAAGATCAGGGCAAAGGCTACGCAATGCGCTTTCGGTTACCTAGGCACATAATCGATGCGGCGATAACTGAAGGCAAAATGGCCAAACGCAGAACTGTGATTAAGTTTCACTATGGTGATGCGGTTGCACCCAATACACCTTCAGATGTCATTGCGGTGTTGTAG